One window of Triticum dicoccoides isolate Atlit2015 ecotype Zavitan chromosome 5A, WEW_v2.0, whole genome shotgun sequence genomic DNA carries:
- the LOC119301534 gene encoding dihydrolipoyllysine-residue acetyltransferase component 4 of pyruvate dehydrogenase complex, chloroplastic-like — protein sequence MASLASLSIYTVPGRAGRAESVKAPRRRRMAVVRAKVREIFMPALSSTMTEGKIVSWTTAEGDRVSKGDPVVVVESDKADMDVETFHDGIIAAVLVPAGGTAPVGAPIALLAESEEDVALAQARAQALSKAQGEETPPPHAAATAPPTMAPAPATVTAPTNGIATPHAKKLAKQHRVDISNVVGTGPNGRITAADVEAVVGIQPKPKAAPPPPPAARSAPPAGIPLVAAVRQPAVLPPVPGATVVPFTSMQSAVSRNMVESLSVPTFRVGYAIKTDKLDALYEKVKLKGVTKTLLLVKAAGMALAQHPVVNASCRDGKSFSYNSSINIAVAVAIEGGLLTPVLEDVDKSDIYLLAQKWRALLKKTRMKQLQPSEYSSGTFSLSNLGMFGVDRFDAILPPGQGAIMAVGASRPTVIADKNGFFSIKNEMLVNVTADHRIIYGADLAAFLQTFAKIAEDPESLTL from the exons ATGGCGTCGCTGGCTTCTCTCTCCATCTACACCGTGCCTGGGCGCGCAGGCCGTGCGGAGTCCGTTAAAGCCCCTCGCCGGCGGCGTATGGCGGTGGTGCGGGCGAAGGTGCGCGAGATCTTCATGCCTGCGCTGAGCTCGACGATGACGGAGGGCAAGATCGTCTCCTGGACGACCGCCGAGGGAGACCGCGTCTCCAAGGGCGACCCCGTGGTGGTCGTCGAGTCCGACAAGGCCGACATGGATGTGGAGACCTTCCACGACGGCATCATCGCCGCCGTCCTCGTCCCGGCCGGTGGGACCGCCCCCGTCGGCGCCCCCATCGCCCTCCTCGCGGAGTCAGAGGAGGATGTCGCCCTCGCGCAGGCGCGTGCCCAGGCCCTATCCAAGGCCCAGGGCGAAGAAACCCCTCCTCCCCATGCTGCCGCCACGGCTCCACCTACCATGGCTCCTGCTCCGGCAACAGTGACCGCGCCCACGAATGGCATCGCTACGCCTCATGCCAAGAAGCTCGCGAAGCAGCACAGAGTGGACATCTCCAATGTTGTCGGCACCGGGCCAAACGGCCGCATCACCGCGGCTGACGTTGAGGCAGTCGTTGGCATCCAGCCAAAGCCAAAGGCCGCTCCACCTCCACCCCCTGCAGCTCGCTCTGCGCCTCCGGCTGGCATACCATTAGTAGCTGCAGTCCGACAACCAGCAGTGCTTCCTCCGGTGCCTGGCGCGACTGTGGTACCATTCACATCGATGCAATCGGCGGTGAGCAGGAACATGGTGGAGAGCTTGTCAGTGCCAACGTTCCGAGTTGGGTATGCCATCAAGACCGATAAGCTTGATGCACTCTATGAGAAG GTTAAGTTGAAAGGGGTTACAAAAACATTGTTGCTGGTGAAAGCGGCAGGCATGGCACTCGCTCAGCACCCAGTTGTGAATGCCAGCTGCAGGGATGGAAAGAGCTTCAGTTACAACAGTAGTATCAACATCGCGGTGGCGGTTGCCATCGAGGGTGGCCTTCTTACGCCTGTATTAGAGGATGTTGATAAG TCAGATATATATCTGCTCGCGCAAAAATGGAGAGCCCTGCTCAAGAAGACGCGCATGAAGCAGCTCCAACCAAGTGAATACAGCTCAG GGACGTTTTCGCTGTCCAATCTGGGTATGTTTGGGGTAGATAGATTTGATGCAATCCTTCCACCTGGTCAG GGGGCTATCATGGCTGTTGGAGCATCGAGACCTACTGTTATAGCTGACAAGAATGGTTTCTTCAGTATCAAGAACGAAATGCTG